The Thiomicrorhabdus lithotrophica DNA segment CGTGAATTTCTTTTATCCAATCTTGGTCTTTAGCTTTGGCGCAGCCGCCGAGTCTATTCAGATTTTTCTTAAATTCAATTTCTTGCGCCTCTTTTTCTGCCCGTACATCTTGGTTAATAAAGTCTTTTATAAAATTATTGGCGGTAATACTGTATTTAGTGATGTATAAACGATTAACTTTATTAAAGTTTTTGGCAACGCTAGTGCCTCGGCAACGATTGTTATAAAAATCTAATTGCAGGGCGGTAAGAACAAGTTCAGAGTGTAGTTTTAATTCTGGGTTATCAACATTATTGTTGTTACTGTCATTGGCGAATGCCTGAGTTGTGATTAGATTTAAAAAAGTGATTACAACGGCTAAAAGAACTAAGCTGTTGATTGATTTGAATGCATTTTTAGATTTGTCAGTAATCATAGTTTTTCCAATAAGTGCTCATGCAATAGACAGAGTATGTTTAGTTTACTGGATATGTTGGCTAATTGGAAAGTGAATACTGATTGAGTAACTATTGAGAGATTTTGTAATATCTTATAAGTTAAATAAAGCCCCAGAAATACTTTGATGAGGCTTTATTGGGTGTGCTTTGTTAAAGGTTGACTACTTTACAAGTTGTTTAACCCAAGCTTCCATGGTGTCGTTAGCGATTGGGTTTGGTGCTTCCATAAAGTTAACGATAAAACGATCACCCATGTCTGTTACCCCAATTGAACGAGGGCGAACAGCAACTGGATCCGCAGAAGGTAGCTGCATACCAAAACAAAGAATCAAGTTTTGTGCATCTTCAATGCCTTCACCTATTTCACCACCAATGCTTTTTGTGTGGCTGAAATGGTCAAAGCGCGCAATATTAATGGCTTTTGGATGTGCTTCAACTTGAGCGTGTAGAAAATCTAAAATAGCTGGAACGCTGTCGAATTTAGATTCAGCTTTAGTGAATTCAAGAGCAAAAATTGGGTATTTTTCTTTAAAGATTTTTTGTTGCATGTGTTTTCCTTAGCAATAAAAGTGGGGTAAATAATGAGTTACCAGGCCTGGTAAGTATAAAACCTTTAGGCCTGTTAAGATTTTTTTAACGATATTGGCGCAGATAAACCCATTCAAATGCACGTTTAGCAAAATGCAGTAAACGACAAGGTGGGAGTAATGTTGTGCCTTTGTCGGTACGCTTAATTAAAATTCCGTGTGAAAGGGTATCTACGATACAAATGAGTTCATGTTTAAACTCTTCAAAGTCTGTTTGACCATTTAGAGATTTAATTAGATTTTTTGCGGCTGAAGTGGCTTGTAGATCTGCAGCGTGAGCTTGCTTAGCTTGCCATTCTGGTCCAGGAAAGCTTCCGGCATCACCAGCGACATAAACATTCTCATAACCTTCTACTTTAGCGTACATGTCGGCAACAATCATTCCACCTGCAGATTTTGGTAATTCAGAATTTGGTAACCAAGCAGGTCCAGTCATTCCAGGCATAAATAAGATTAGGTCGGCATCAAATTCACCACCTTCCGTTTTGACCTTGTTAGCTTCAAAACCAACCATTTTGTGACCTAGGTGTGTTTCGATGTCTTTTTTAGCCATCATCTTCACTAAATTAGCAGGGACTTTAGGTCCAAGTCGTTTGCCTGGTTGAGGGGCAGGGTTGAAGAAGACGATTTTAAATTTATCGCGACGACCTTGACGGCGTAAAAGGTTGTCTATTCCAAAAAGGAATTCAAACATCGGGCCACCACGCATTGCGGATGGTTCATTTGGATTGCCTCCAAAACCGATAGCAATGGTTCCACCAGTCATGCCATCTAGACGGTCTTTAATTCTATTAGCCGCATCAATACCTTCGCAAGGTGTAATGGCATGTTCTATACCAGGCAGTTTTTTGATAAAACGTCCACCCGTTGCAATAATTAATCCGTCATTTTCATATTCACCATCGTTTGTTACAACAGTACGACCACCATTGGTTATGTTTTCAACAGAAGCTTGAATGAACTGGACTTTTTGGCGGTTAAAAAAGTTATGTAAATTGATACGTAAGTCATCTCCCTTTCGAAGTCCTGATGGAATCCAAATCAAGCTTGGGTAATAAACAAAAGATTCATTAGGCGCAATCACAGTAATGTTTGCTTTAGGGGCTGATTTTCGAGTTTGTTTAATAGCAGTTAAGGCGGCAAATCCAGTGCCTAGAATGGTAATGTTCATACGCGTTACATCCATTAGTAAATTTTTTTCTATTATAGAATTAATTTATACACGGTGTGAGTAAATCATATTCAAATTTATATATGAATCATACCAAAAAAAATTTATGACCTACTGCTAATAATAACGTATCGGTTAGTTAAAGCGAATCGAGTACTTTTTATATTGGAATGCTTAGAGGTGCGAAGTTCCTAGGTGGGTTGCTTTAAATTATTAGGTTAATCTGGAATTATTTTATTCATAATTAAATCAATGTATTAATTGATATTGTTAATATTGTTTTATGGTGTTTTTCTGCCTTGTAGCCCGCCTGTGTGTAACAAAATAATATTTGAACCTTTGGGTATTTTTCCTGTTTTTAATTGATCATAAAAAGCATAAACCATTTTTGAAGTGTAAACAGGATCTAATAAAATTGAGAATTCTTTTTCAAAACTGTGCTGGAAATTTTTACCTTTAGCAGATTGTTTGGCATAGCCACCATCATGATATTGAGTGAGTAGCTTCCAATTTATATCAGTCATGTTGTTGGTTTTTTTAACTTTAATGTTTTCAGAATCTTGTAATAAATTTTGAATTTGAAGGGCTAAATACTCACCTTGTTTTAAGACAGGCACCCCCAGGATTTTTTTGATTGAATAAGGCTTTAGAAAAGTGTCTTGTGTTTGAAGAATCTGTGAAAAGTGAATTAGACCAGCAAGAGTTCCGCCTGTTCCAACGGCACAATAGATTTGTGTCCATTCTGGGCATTGCTCATTTATATCTTTAACTAAGTCTTTAAACCCTAAAATGGCATATTGGTTACTGCCACCTTCAGGAATAATAAATGCGGAAGGGTATTGATTTTGTAGACTAGATAAAAAGCTTGCATCTTCCTTTTGGCGATAGGCTGCACGACTGATAAATTTGAATTGCATACCATTATTAAACGCTGTTGTAAGGGTATTACTCCATTTTTCAGGCTCATTTTCTAGTTCATCACCTCTAATGATTCCGATGCTCTGAAACCCTTCAGCTTTTGCCGCGGCCGCGGTAGCGGCAATATGATTAGAGTAGGCACCTCCAAAAGTAATGATAGTGTCTTTACCCTGTTTTTTAGCTTGTAGAAGATTGTTTTTAAGTTTATGCCATTTATTTCCTTGCACAGTAGAGTGGTTTAAATCGTCACGCTTAACCCAAACGTTGACTTGGTATTTATCAAATAGTCTTGATTTTATGGGGGTTAAAGGTGTTTTTATAGGTTTTTTATCTATAATCATTTTTTTAATTTTGGTACAATTTGGGCGTTATTAAATAGATTCTAGTCTATTTTAATGTTTAGACTGCGTTTCGACGGTCAGATTATCAAAATTAATAATAATTAGCTCAATGAGGAGTCAGATGGAACAGCTAACAACAAGTTTGGATGTATTGTTTATCCTATTAGGTGCAATTTTAGTCCTGTTTATGCATGCAGGTTTTGCATTCTTGGAAGTGGGTACAGTACAACATAAAAACCAGGTAAATGCCTTGGTTAAGATTATGAGTGATTTAGGTGTTTCAACCGTTGCTTACTTCTTTATTGGTTACGGTGTTGCCTATGGAGTATTTTTAGGCTTTAACGTTGATGGGCAATTAACTCAGGCCATGACCGAAAAGTCAGGTTATGAGTTGGTTAAGTTTTTCTTCTTGATGACGTTTGCAGCGGCAATTCCTGCGATTGTGTCTGGTGGTATTGCTGAACGTGCTCGTTTTTATCCAGTTTTACTGTCAACGTTCTTAATTGTAGCCTTTATTTACCCTTTCTTTGAAGGTATGGCGTGGAATGGTAATTTTGGTGTACAGGCCTGGTTAGAAGAGAGTTTTGGGGCTGGTTTCCATGATTTTGCTGGTTCTATCGTTGTACATGGTGTAGGTGGTTGGATTGCTTTAGCGGCTATTTTGGTTTTAGGTGCGCGTCACAATCGTTATGACAAAGAAGGTAAAATCCGTCATGTTCACCCACCTTCAAGTATCCCGTTTCTAGCTTTAGGTGCTTGGATTCTTTCTGTTGGTTGGTTTGGTTTCAATGTTATGTCAGCTCAAGCGATTGAAGGAATTCAAGGTTTAGTGGCAATGAACTCATTGATGGCAATGGTGGGTGGTATTTTAGCCGCGACATTTATTGGTAATAAAGATCCAGGTTTCGTACATAACGGACCTTTAGCAGGCTTGGTAGCAATTTGTGCTGGTTCTGATGTTGTTAGCCCGCTAGGTGCTCTAGTCATTGGTTTAGTTGCTGGTGCTTTATTTGTTAAAGCCTTTACATGGACTCAAAAAACGCTAAAAATTGATGATGTTTTAGGTGTTTGGCCTTTACATGGTTTAGTGGGGGTTTGGGGTGCTATCGCAGCAGGTATTTTCGGTTCTGAAGCACTCGGTGGCTTAGGCGGCGTATCTATTATTTCTCAACTAATTGGTGTTGGCATTGGTATTTCGATTGCCTTTTTTGGTGGTTATATTGTTTATCTGATTGTGAATAAAATTTCTCAAATTAGAATGAGCGAAGATGAGCAGTATCAGGGTGCGGATTTAACATTCCACAAAATCCATGCAAACCCACCGCGTGATGACTATTAATATCATTTAATTTTATTTAAATTATATTGTCTTAAAAAGCCCACACTGTGTTGTGGGCTTTTTTGTTATAGTGATAACTAAATTCCATCAGTCAAAATGGCCTTAAAATTAAGGCAGAATAAATAGCATTCAATACAAGAAGTTAAACAGATCTATGCAAAAACTATCCTCTCAGCAACTCTATCGTTTCACGAATTTAGCTCAAACAGATTTTGATCCCAAAGATACCAAAGGTAAAGATGCTGAAATCTTAGATTTTATGCAACACTTTCACCCGCGTGCTTATCAATCTTTGAATTTTGGTCTGCATATGAAACGTAATCACAACCATATCTTTATTATGGGTGAGCCTGGTATTGGTCGTATCGGTATGACTAAGGCGATGTTGACTAAATCGGCTCAGCAAAAGCCGATACCGGATGATGTAGTGTTAGTGTCGGATTTTAGTGAGGCAAATAAAACGCAGTATTTGTATTTTGAAGCTGGAGTGGGGATTGAATTTAAAACATCCGTTGAGTCTTTTGTCACTCAATTGAAAACACAGCTTCCCGTTTTGTTTGATGGGCACGCTTATCAGCTGAGAAGTCAGCTACTTGAAAATGAGTTGAATGAGAAGCAAGAAGAAGTTTTGAGGGCGGCTTTTGAATTAGCGGATAAGCTGAGTATTTCGATTACACAGACGGAAAATAATTTTTTGTTAACTGCTATTATTGATAACAAAAATTATCGAGCGGCTGAGTTAAAGAGTTTTGATGAAGCAATTCAAAAACATTTTTTGGAAGCCTTTGATCAAGTCGAAGAAGCATTAAATAAAGGACTGACTCACTTTCCATTTTTGCAACATGAGTATATGGATGCTGGTAAACGGTTAAATACCGATGTAGCAAATGAATATTTAGAACCTTTAATTAAAACTTTAAAAATGGAGTTTGCTAAGACACCGGAGGTAGTAGGTTACTTAGACTCATTACAAAAGAGTATTGTGTCTAAATTACATTTATTTTGGGATCAAAGTGCTGATCAGGTTACAGCAAATAATCAATCGAGTATGGACGAGCTTCTTTCAGAACAGCAAGGTTTGTCTATTTTTGAGGTGAATTTACTGGTTGATCATCGTGATTTAAATCATGCTCCTATTATTTATGAACAAAATGCAACCATGCCTAAAATGTTTGGTTATACCATCAATTCCGCTGCCGCCAACGCAACGGATACCGTCAGCCTTGCTATGAGTCATCAGGCTGGTTTGTTACAAAAAGCCAATGGTGGTTATCTTATTTTAAACATTCAGTCTATTTTGAAAGACCCTGAAATTTGGTCTAGTTTGAAAGCGGCTTTAATGAGTAAGAAACTGAGCTTTGAAGTCCCATCATCAAGTAGCGTCGCCCCTTACCACTTACCTGATTTTCCGCTTGGTTTAACTTTGGTATTGGTAGGGCAAGCTGAGCATTTCTATGCTTTGCAAGAGATTGATGCGCAATTTAGCCGCTTGTTTAAGGTTCAGGTTGAGTTTGAGGTGGAGCTTTCTCGCACAGCTGAACATGAGCTTACTTTAGCTAAACAACTCGCATCAGAAGTTGAAGGCTGGGAAGATTTGCCGGTAGAAACGTCTGCTTTTGAACGCTTAATTGAATATGCTTCAAGAATGGCAGAGGACGAAAGTCGTTTATATAGTAACAAAGCGATTTTGCGAGATGTCTTAGCAGAGGCAAATGCATTTGCACGCGCAAATAGAGAGGAGTCAGTGTGTCGTCAGACAATAGAGGCGACTATTCAACAGCGCGAATTTCATACAGGTTTGATGGAAGAATATTACCATCGTGCTATTACCGAGCAACAAGTTCTGATTTTGACGGAAGGTCAACATGTTGGGATGGTTAATGGTTTAACTGTTTTAACAGTTGGACGTCAATCTTTTGGTCAACCCGTTCGTATTACTGCACAAGCCTCTGCTGGAGATGAAGGTGTGGTGGATATTGAGCGTGAAGTTGAAATGGCTGGGCCGATTCACTCTAAAGGTATGTTAATACTTTCAGGCTATTTACGCGGTCGTTACATGAAGCAACGTGCATTAGGCTTTAGTGCTTCAATTGTAATGGAGCAATCCTATAATGGGGTAGAGGGTGATTCAGCTTCTTCAGCTGAGTTGTTGGCGTTAATTTCATCATTAGCGCAGTTACCAATGCGTCAGGATTTAGCTATTACAGGTTCTATTAATCAGTTTGGTGAAATTCAACCGATTGGTGGTGTGAATGAAAAGATAGAAGGGTTCTATAAAATCTGTCATGCACGTGGGCTTACTGGAACTCAAGGTGTAATTATTCCGCAGGCAAATGCCAGTCATTTGATGCTTAATACCGAAGTTAGAAATGCGGTAGAGCAAGGTTTATTTCATGTTTATACCATGAGCCATATTGATGATGCTATTGGACTGTTTACAGGCGTTAAAGCTGGAAAATTAACCAAGAAAGGGGCTTTTTCTAAAAACAGTGTTAATGCTAAAGTGGTTGAGGCTTTAGAAGCGATGAATGAAAAAGCAAGTTAATCAATAAAGATTCTGTGACAGTAGTTACAAAATAAACTCAATAAAAAACCGTTAAGCTTAATTAAGTTTAACGGTTTTTTTGTATTTGGAGCAACGGTAGAGGACTAAGATATAGGTCTAAATTAACTAAGCGTATTAATGTTCTAAATTAGTTTATCAAACTCATCATCGCTCATTTTCATCAGTTCATTTTCAAGTTTTGTCGTAGTAGCAATGAGGGCTTGAGAACTGTGTAATACATTATCCATAAGTTTTTGTTTTTGTTCTTGGCGTTGGCTATCCATTTTTGCTTGAGAGGTAAATAACCCCGCCTTTTTTGGCGTGCTATGCAGAAATTTGTAAAGCTCTCTATATTTGATGAAAACTTCTTCTAAATTAAGATTAATCTCTTTATAGCTTGGTAGATTTGATAGTTTTTGTCCTTGAGTGTAGTACCAGTTACCGAAATGACTATCGGTATGGATTATTGGGAGTTTGCGTGTGTCGACATGAAGACCAAGCAAATAACCTTGTACATCCGATCTCCACTGAATATGAGAAGATTTGGCAGTTCTAAGTTGGGCTAATGCTTCTTTTTTGCTCATTTTAATCCTTAACAGTCACTCTATTTTTAATAGAGTGCTTCAATTTCTTCATCCGTTAAATCCATGACTTCTCGTTCCAGCATATTAATGGCTTCAAGTAAGTTTTCAGAAACAGCAACCAAGTTTTGCATAAGTTCTTGTGCCTGTTTTTGATTTTTTTCACGGGCTTTGTCTTTAGAGGTAAATAAACCACCAAACATGCCTTTTTTGGTTTCACC contains these protein-coding regions:
- a CDS encoding NAD(P)/FAD-dependent oxidoreductase, which gives rise to MNITILGTGFAALTAIKQTRKSAPKANITVIAPNESFVYYPSLIWIPSGLRKGDDLRINLHNFFNRQKVQFIQASVENITNGGRTVVTNDGEYENDGLIIATGGRFIKKLPGIEHAITPCEGIDAANRIKDRLDGMTGGTIAIGFGGNPNEPSAMRGGPMFEFLFGIDNLLRRQGRRDKFKIVFFNPAPQPGKRLGPKVPANLVKMMAKKDIETHLGHKMVGFEANKVKTEGGEFDADLILFMPGMTGPAWLPNSELPKSAGGMIVADMYAKVEGYENVYVAGDAGSFPGPEWQAKQAHAADLQATSAAKNLIKSLNGQTDFEEFKHELICIVDTLSHGILIKRTDKGTTLLPPCRLLHFAKRAFEWVYLRQYR
- a CDS encoding DUF6858 family protein is translated as MQQKIFKEKYPIFALEFTKAESKFDSVPAILDFLHAQVEAHPKAINIARFDHFSHTKSIGGEIGEGIEDAQNLILCFGMQLPSADPVAVRPRSIGVTDMGDRFIVNFMEAPNPIANDTMEAWVKQLVK
- a CDS encoding 1-aminocyclopropane-1-carboxylate deaminase/D-cysteine desulfhydrase — its product is MIIDKKPIKTPLTPIKSRLFDKYQVNVWVKRDDLNHSTVQGNKWHKLKNNLLQAKKQGKDTIITFGGAYSNHIAATAAAAKAEGFQSIGIIRGDELENEPEKWSNTLTTAFNNGMQFKFISRAAYRQKEDASFLSSLQNQYPSAFIIPEGGSNQYAILGFKDLVKDINEQCPEWTQIYCAVGTGGTLAGLIHFSQILQTQDTFLKPYSIKKILGVPVLKQGEYLALQIQNLLQDSENIKVKKTNNMTDINWKLLTQYHDGGYAKQSAKGKNFQHSFEKEFSILLDPVYTSKMVYAFYDQLKTGKIPKGSNIILLHTGGLQGRKTP
- a CDS encoding Lon protease family protein, with the protein product MQKLSSQQLYRFTNLAQTDFDPKDTKGKDAEILDFMQHFHPRAYQSLNFGLHMKRNHNHIFIMGEPGIGRIGMTKAMLTKSAQQKPIPDDVVLVSDFSEANKTQYLYFEAGVGIEFKTSVESFVTQLKTQLPVLFDGHAYQLRSQLLENELNEKQEEVLRAAFELADKLSISITQTENNFLLTAIIDNKNYRAAELKSFDEAIQKHFLEAFDQVEEALNKGLTHFPFLQHEYMDAGKRLNTDVANEYLEPLIKTLKMEFAKTPEVVGYLDSLQKSIVSKLHLFWDQSADQVTANNQSSMDELLSEQQGLSIFEVNLLVDHRDLNHAPIIYEQNATMPKMFGYTINSAAANATDTVSLAMSHQAGLLQKANGGYLILNIQSILKDPEIWSSLKAALMSKKLSFEVPSSSSVAPYHLPDFPLGLTLVLVGQAEHFYALQEIDAQFSRLFKVQVEFEVELSRTAEHELTLAKQLASEVEGWEDLPVETSAFERLIEYASRMAEDESRLYSNKAILRDVLAEANAFARANREESVCRQTIEATIQQREFHTGLMEEYYHRAITEQQVLILTEGQHVGMVNGLTVLTVGRQSFGQPVRITAQASAGDEGVVDIEREVEMAGPIHSKGMLILSGYLRGRYMKQRALGFSASIVMEQSYNGVEGDSASSAELLALISSLAQLPMRQDLAITGSINQFGEIQPIGGVNEKIEGFYKICHARGLTGTQGVIIPQANASHLMLNTEVRNAVEQGLFHVYTMSHIDDAIGLFTGVKAGKLTKKGAFSKNSVNAKVVEALEAMNEKAS
- a CDS encoding ammonium transporter, whose amino-acid sequence is MEQLTTSLDVLFILLGAILVLFMHAGFAFLEVGTVQHKNQVNALVKIMSDLGVSTVAYFFIGYGVAYGVFLGFNVDGQLTQAMTEKSGYELVKFFFLMTFAAAIPAIVSGGIAERARFYPVLLSTFLIVAFIYPFFEGMAWNGNFGVQAWLEESFGAGFHDFAGSIVVHGVGGWIALAAILVLGARHNRYDKEGKIRHVHPPSSIPFLALGAWILSVGWFGFNVMSAQAIEGIQGLVAMNSLMAMVGGILAATFIGNKDPGFVHNGPLAGLVAICAGSDVVSPLGALVIGLVAGALFVKAFTWTQKTLKIDDVLGVWPLHGLVGVWGAIAAGIFGSEALGGLGGVSIISQLIGVGIGISIAFFGGYIVYLIVNKISQIRMSEDEQYQGADLTFHKIHANPPRDDY